One Bradyrhizobium sp. ISRA464 genomic window carries:
- a CDS encoding AMP-binding protein: MSNPLYAFPAACEQTLRALARYPSRTAFAWPGGSLSYQGATDLIGRMQRVFMSLGFAPGTRVAFLTANRADTWCAGVAAQLSRLAITWLHPLGSLDDQLFQIEDSEAQMLVVDGITFRDRGGELAAKAAGLKTVFTLGPASYGADLLRAVEAAGSASPRNFADADDIATLNYTGGTTGKSKGALRHHREYGGFANAILADFEIPDTPRYLTVAPISHVAGTKVLPTLMRGGTVHMLKGFDPEAVFKTIAREKINFTLFVPTMIYVMLDHPALPRTDLSSLELLLYGASAMSPSRLVEGIERIGPVFSQLYGQTECYPVSVLRKQDHDPKTPELFLSCGFPIAACQVKILDQDDQEVATGEAGEICVRASHVMAEYWKRPDITAETLKNGWLHTGDIARMDERGYMFILDRKKDMIVSGGFNIFPREVEDVLSQHADVAMVAVVGVPDDKWGEAVTAVVVARDGASPNPDELIALVKAKKGSAHAPKQVQFVKELPMTGVGKVDKKVLKAAFWSGRDRMVG, from the coding sequence ATGAGCAATCCGCTCTACGCATTTCCGGCGGCATGCGAGCAGACGCTGCGGGCGCTGGCGCGCTATCCGTCGCGGACGGCCTTCGCGTGGCCGGGCGGATCGCTCAGCTACCAGGGCGCAACCGATCTGATCGGACGGATGCAGCGCGTGTTCATGTCGCTCGGCTTTGCACCCGGCACCCGCGTGGCCTTCCTCACCGCCAACCGCGCCGACACCTGGTGCGCCGGCGTCGCCGCGCAATTGTCGCGGCTGGCCATCACCTGGCTGCATCCGCTCGGCTCGCTCGACGATCAGTTGTTTCAGATCGAGGACTCCGAGGCCCAGATGCTTGTCGTCGACGGCATCACCTTCCGCGATCGCGGCGGTGAGCTAGCGGCAAAGGCGGCCGGCCTCAAGACCGTGTTCACGCTCGGCCCGGCGAGCTACGGCGCGGACCTGTTGCGGGCGGTCGAGGCGGCCGGCAGCGCAAGCCCGCGCAATTTCGCTGATGCCGACGACATCGCGACGCTGAACTACACCGGCGGCACAACAGGCAAATCCAAGGGCGCGCTGCGCCATCATCGCGAATATGGCGGCTTCGCCAACGCGATCCTCGCCGACTTCGAGATACCCGACACGCCGCGCTATTTGACCGTGGCGCCGATCAGCCACGTCGCGGGGACGAAAGTGCTGCCGACGCTGATGCGCGGCGGCACCGTGCACATGCTCAAGGGTTTCGATCCCGAGGCCGTGTTCAAGACCATCGCGCGCGAGAAGATCAACTTCACGCTGTTCGTGCCGACCATGATCTACGTGATGCTGGATCATCCGGCGCTCCCCAGGACCGATCTCTCCTCGCTCGAGCTCCTGCTCTATGGGGCCTCCGCGATGTCGCCGAGCCGGCTGGTCGAGGGCATCGAGCGGATCGGCCCGGTGTTCTCGCAACTCTATGGCCAGACCGAGTGCTATCCGGTGTCGGTGCTGCGCAAGCAGGATCACGACCCGAAGACGCCGGAGCTGTTCCTGTCCTGCGGCTTCCCGATCGCCGCCTGCCAGGTGAAGATCCTCGATCAGGACGACCAGGAGGTCGCGACCGGCGAGGCTGGCGAGATCTGCGTGCGCGCCAGCCACGTGATGGCCGAATACTGGAAGCGGCCCGACATCACCGCGGAAACGCTGAAGAACGGCTGGCTGCATACCGGCGACATCGCGCGCATGGACGAGCGCGGCTACATGTTCATCCTCGATCGCAAGAAGGACATGATCGTCTCGGGCGGCTTCAACATCTTTCCGCGCGAGGTCGAGGACGTGCTGTCGCAGCACGCCGATGTCGCGATGGTCGCGGTGGTCGGCGTGCCCGACGACAAATGGGGCGAAGCCGTCACAGCCGTTGTGGTGGCGCGCGACGGCGCGAGCCCGAATCCGGACGAGCTGATCGCGCTGGTGAAGGCGAAGAAGGGCTCGGCGCATGCGCCGAAGCAGGTCCAGTTCGTCAAGGAGCTGCCGATGACCGGCGTCGGCAAGGTCGACAAGAAGGTGCTCAAGGCCGCCTTCTGGTCCGGCCGTGACCGCATGGTGGGCTGA